The sequence AGGCTCCATGTCAGGGACCGAACATTTTGATCAGGCTGCGGCGACCTGGGATCTCGCGGACCGGCGCGTGGCGCTGGCTCATGAGGTGGCACAGGCCATTGCAGTACGGGTGCTGCTGACGAAGGAACAAACCGTCCTGGATTTCGGCTGCGGCACGGGGCTCGTCACTTTGGAGTTGGCACCACAAGTCGGATCTATCACTGGAGCCGACACCTCGCCCGGCATGCTGAAGACCCTGGCGGAAAAGGCCGAAGTACTGGGGATTTCCGTGCGCCTGATATCGCTGGACAACACGGGGGTTGGGGGTCTTGGCGGCCCTTACGACCTCATCGTGAGCTGCATGACCCTGCATCACCTCGCCGATGTGCCCGCACTGTTCCGTCAGTTCATGCAGCACCTCCGCCCCGGTGGACAGGTTGCCTTGGCCGATCTGGATGAGGAGGATGGCAGTTTCCATGAAGCCAGTGTGAGCATCCATCACCGTGGCTTTTCACGGGATCAAATCCAGGCCTGGCTAGAAGGCGCAGGCTTCCAAAAGATTCATCTGGAGACCGCCACAGTAACACTCAAGGAAGGGAAGGAATATTCCGTGTTCCTGGCCACTGCTCAATGATTGGCTTGACTGCCAGCCCTTATGAACAGCGCCCTGCTCAGCATTGCGAATGCTAGAAGACCAATCTGAAGGGCGGTCATGCCCGCCCAGACCGTGACATCCCTGTCTCCATGGAGGAATTCCAGTCCGAAACGCAGGACGGAATAGCCGCCGAGATGGAACCAAAGAACGATCGGCCATGGGCCGTCCCTTTTCGCCAGGGTTCGTCCAAGGAAAACCAACATGCCCGCCAGGAGCAGATCTCCGAGAGCTTCATAAATTTGGGTGGGGTGGAGCGGCACGGTGGTTAGGGCTGCAGGGTTCGTGAAACCCTGGTTGACGCACCAGGTCCATGCCTCGCCTGGGACGCGATGATCAGCTTTCCATTCAGGAAGGAGAGTTCCGAACTTCGGCAGTGAGACCCCCCAGGGCACACGGGTCGGGATGCCCCACGCATCCCCGTTCAGGAAGCACCCAACACGGCCAATAGCCTGTCCGATGAGGACCGCTGGGCTAGCGGCGGCGAAGTAGCGCCAGAAGTCTACCTTCGCGCGGCTGAAGCAGATGAAGGCTGTGATGACGCCTCCCACCAAACCACCCGTGATCGAAAGCCCGCCTTCCCATATGCGGAAGAAGGCTAGAGGGCTTGTGAGCATCGCCTGCACATCCCAGAAGAGGAAATGAAAGATCCTGGCTCCGAGGATCGAACCCAGGAGAATCCAGGTGAGGCTGCGCGTGAAAACCCCGGCATCGAGCCCAGCCTTTCTGAACCGATGAATGATGAGGATTGCTGCGGCCAAGATGGAAACGAGGAAATAGAACCCCTCGTAGTAGTAGACGACCTTGAAACCCAGGTTCAGGTGAATTGGCCACATGCGGTGTCCTTCAACTGCAGAGGATCTTGGTCCTCCGGTTCGGTTGGCAGTTGGAATTCTGACTTAACAATATCGACGATATTCTTCATCTTGGCCACAGCGGCTGCCCAAGTGATCTGGCCGGATCTGGGAGGAATGGTTGAAGGGAACCGGGGAAGCGCCGGGCTGACTGAATCCTAGGACTCGAGCGTAAGAAGGGTCTTAGAATGCATTGTCTCCATTTCGACAGTCAGTCCATCCAATCTCCACCTTTTGGAACATCTTGAAATGCCGACTTTGATCCCCGAACTGCTCACCCTCTACCGCCAGGATCCAGAATCCGTCTACCAAACATGGTTCCTTGGGGGCGATCGCTTGAAAGCCTTCCGAACGATCCGGCGAGGGGTGCAGCAGGTGGTGGAGGACATCCTTTCTGGGTCGTTTCCAAGCGACTTCAAGGGTTCAAGCCTGGAAGTCGTGATGGCGGCCATCACAGAGCAGAAGCAGGTCTTTCAGGGAGCCGCGCATGCGTTCTACTGGAAGCCGAAGCTGAGGATTCCGGACATCTATGAGCACCGGGGAAATCAACTGGCCTTCGCCCGCTTCCTGGAAACCGCGCTGCGGGCGACTCGCGAAGACCAACTGCTCGATGCCATCCATCGGCTGGACGCAATGCGTATCAAAGGCCTGGGCCCGGCTGTCGCCAATATCCTCTACTTCCTTCACCCCACACTGCTCCCGCCGTTCAATACCGCCATGGTAAGGGGGTTCAACGCGCTCGTGGACTCCCGTATTAAGTTGGGTTCGTGGGAGGACTATCTCGTTATGCGCCGTGGCATCTCGGAGTTGAATGCGACGCACCTCAGCGCCCTCTCCAAAGATCTCGGGGCCATATCTGGCCTTCTCTTCGACCTGGGCATCGGCAAGCTCGCAATTGAAGTGAATGCGGAAACAGCGGTGGCCTTCGATCAGTCGAGTTTCCAGAAAGCCATTCAGAAGCGGCACAAGGAAGTGTTGAGTGAAGCTCAGGAAGCTTCTCTCCACGCCCGCATGCAAGCGCATTTGCTGAAAATTGGTCGCGCCCTGGGCTATCAAGTTTGGGTCGCACGGAATGATCGCCGTTCGCCCGATTGCTATGGCGGTACCTTGGGAGAGCAATCTCTGGCTGCGCTTCCACTCGAAAGATTGAAATCAGAAATCCAGAGCACCATCGAATTGATCGATGTCCTCTGGCTGAAAGATTCCGAAGTTGTTTGCGCCTTCGAGGTGGAGAAGAGCACCTCGATCTACTCGGGCATTCTCCGCCTTCAAGACCTCAGCCTCTCGATGCCGGATCCATCGCCCCACCTCTATTTGGTGGCGCCAGATTCGAGAGAAGGTGAAGTCCGCGCTCAGCTGGCCCGTCCCTCCTTCGGCCAACTGCGCAACAGGCCAAATTTCATTCTCTTTACGGATCTCGAGACTCACTGCGACGCCTTGTGTCGCTTTGGGGTGGACCGAGAGGTTCTGCAACGGTTGGCGAAGCTTGCATAAGCATGGCGTTGTTGGCCCGTAGCTTGGGATTCGGCGTTACTCCAAATCTTCGGGATGTGCCATTTCCAAGAGCGCCAGGAGTTCAAGGCTGTCCATACCAACCATACCGTGCCTGCTCGGCCCTATTGGATGCTCCAAGAAGTTAGCGGACCCACAAGAAAGGCCGCTTCAACGGCACGGGACCTGGGTGTTAGTTACTTACTGGAGCGCTTTCCCATCCTGGAGTCCAGGTACCAGATGCCGCCGCCCTGGTCGCCCACGGCTCGGAGATGGTCCACGATCTGGCCTACGTTTGATTCTTCCTCCACCTGTTCAGTGACGTACCACTGAAGGGTTATCTCGCTGGCGTAGTCCTTCTCGGTGCGGGCCAGTTCGAACAAGGCGTTGATCTTGGCGGTGATGCCCTTCTCATGCTCGAGGGTCTTCTCGAAGACCTGGATGACACCGCCGAACTCCGCGGGGGGAACGGTGATGGGCTGCAATTCCAGCTTGCCGTGGCGCTCCAGGATGAAGTCGATGAGCTTCATGGCATGGGCCGTTTCCTCGACGGCCTGGATCCTGAGCCAGTGGGCGAAGCCCTTGAAGCTCAAGGCATCGCAGTGGGCGCTCATGGCCAGGTAGAGCTGGGCTGAGTACTGCTCGAGGTTGATTTGGGTGTTGAGGGCGGCTTGCATTCTGGGGCTGATCATGGGGGCTCCCGATGTTTGAGGCAATTGTAGCCAGCAACCTCAAACCTATTAACAAATTGTGCGCATTGGCTTCTTGTCGGTGTGACGTTTTTCACAATCTTATTGCGACTGAGTCTCTGTCCTATATACTGAATCCATGGAAAACGTTTTCGCCCCTTCTGCCCTTTCCGCCTCCCTAGGTGAATGGCCCATGGCGCTAACTTCGCCGGTTGTTGCCGCCACCGAGGGAGCACCTACTCATTTGCCCTTACCAGAACCTCCCAGTCTCGGCGCTCCTCCATCGGGGTCCAGGGTGCGGGCGCTTGCCCTCTCGCTGGTTGCTTACGGTGGACTCCTGGTGGGCGGGATCGCGTTGATCACGAGTCGCCCGCCTGAAGCGGCTCCTAAATGGATTGTGACGGTGGATCTCAACGACTTCGAATCTATTTCTGCACCACCGCCGCCACCCGCTAGCCCTTTAGGGAGACCTCGCACTTCAGCCCCAACACCCCCTCAACCCGATGAACCCATCCCTGTCCCGACACTCGATGAAATTCGTCCTGCCCCGGATCCACCGGCAGCCTCGATTCACCTTTCCGTCCAGGCAAATGGCCGGGCAGATGGCGCTCCTGGGGGCCGGGACGGCGGTAGGATCGGGGGCGTTCCAGGTGGGGCATCGGGCGGCATGGTTGGTGGCCAGGTGGGTGCCGTTGTGCCACCACAATTCGATGCTGCCTACCTTCAGAATCCCGAGCCCGACTACCCGATTCTCTCAAAGCGCCTGGGGGAAGAAGGCAGGGTAATCCTTCGTGTGTTCGTTAATCCTGAGGGCCTCGCCGAACAGGTGGAGATCCGCCAAAGCAGCGGCCATCCTCGCTTGGATCTGGCGGCCCTCGGAACAGTCCGCTGTTGGCGATTCACTCCCGCACGTCGGGGCCTAGAGCCACTCGCCGCCTGGGTCCTGGTCCCGCTTTCCTTCCAACTGGACGCTTAAACAACTTTTCTAACCTGATCCTGGCCCTTTCCGAGGGCTGGGGGATCCTCTGCCCAAAGGAATTCCATGCTCCACTCCATGCTTTTCTTCCTGATCACAGGCCTATCCCCGCAGGAGAAACCCAACCAGGCGCCCCCACGAACCGAGGCCGTTCTTCCTGAAGTGAAGGTCAAAGCCAAAAAAGGCCCCAAGAAGTCTGCTCGCCTTAATGCCTACCAAGCCCCTGTAGCCACCTCTGCAGCCAAGCTGGACGCCCCTCTCAAGGACATTCCACAAACAGTAAACGTGGTGACCGAAGCCCTGCTCCAGGATCAGGGGGCGAAATCCATGCAGGACGCGCTGCGCACTGTCGCTGGCGTGGGCCTCAGCAGCGGCGACGGTCAGCGGGACCAGGTTTCCATCCGCGGCTTTTCCGCCATCGGCGACCAGTTCGTGGACGGCCTGCGGGACGACGCCATGTACTTTCGTGATCTCTCCAACGTGGCCCAGGTGGAGGTCCTGAAGGGCCCCGCCTCCGTGCTCTATGGCCGCGGCAGCTCCGGCGGCGTCATCAATCGCGTTACCAAGAAGGCTGACGGCTTGCACCACGGGACCTTGGAACTCACGGGCGGATCCTTCAATCAGAAGCGGGCCGCTTTGGATTTCGGGAATTCGGCCACGGAGTCAATCTCGTACCGCGCCACGGCGGCCGTGGAGCGCAGCGGGGGATTCCGAAACCAAGCCTTCCTGGAGCGCGAGGCCGCCACCCCCTCCATCCTTTTCACCTTCGGCAAGAACACCCGCCTGGTGGCCCAGTTCGATCATCTGCGGGATAAGCGCCCCACGGATTTCGGCATCCCTTCCCTGGATGGCCGCCCGGTGGACGTCCCCCGGGAGACCTACTATGGCTCGCCCGACGCCCGCCGCGAGGACTTCACCGAGTCCACCATGGACGCAGAGTACCTCCGCTTCGACCACCGCTTCACACAGACGCTCGAACTGCGCAACACCTTCCGCACCTACGATTTCGAACTGGACCGCCACAACACAATGCCCGGCCAGGTGCTGGCCGCCACGCGGCAGGTGCGCCTCAATCACGGCGACGTCTCGCGCCAGGAACAAGGTTGGTTCAATCAGCTGGAACTGGTGCAGCGCATTTCCACGGGCCCCGTGTTCCACGAACTGCTTTACGGAATGGAGCTGGGCCATCAGTCCAAGTACGGCCGCTTCGCCACCTTTACCAACGTGGCCACCGTGGAGCTCTTCAACCCCATCCTGAAACCCCTGACCCTGGGCACGCCCGCCGTGACCGAGACCGTGGCGGACCAAAGCACCACCGCCTTCTACGTCCAGGATCTCATCACCTTCTCCGAGCATTGGAAGGCCCTGCTGGGCCTGCGCCACGACCGCTACCGCCAGGAAACTGAGCTGCAGCGGCCCGCGCCCGGGCGCCTGGAGCGCACCGACGCCGCCTGGAGCCCCCGGGCGGGCCTGGTCTTCCAGCCGGATGCCGTGCAGTCCTGGTACCTCTCCTTCAGCCGTAGCTTCCAGCCCTCAGGCGAACTCTCCCAGTTAGCGGTCAATACCGCCAAGATTGACCCCGAACAGACCCGCAATCTGGAAGCGGGCCTGAAGCTGGATCTCCTCGAAGGCCGGGCCTCCGCCACCTTCTCGGTGTTCGACCTCGAACGCACGGGCATCAAGAGCGCCGATCCCGCCAACCCCTCCCTCCTCGTGCCCATCGGCACCCAACGGACTCGCGGATTGGAAGCGACCTTCGACGGCCAAGTGAGCTCCGCCTGGCGTCTGCACGGGGGCTATGCCTACCTGGACGCGCGCCTGACCAAATCCACACCCGGCACCAAGGTATCGGGAGTTCCCGTGGAAGGGCATCGTCCCTCCCTCACCCCATTGAACAGCGGGAATTTGTGGGCGGATTGGGCCTTCGCGCCGGGCTGGAGTGCGGGCCTGGGCGTCAACGCTTCCGGAGACCGCTTCGCGTCGGCTTCCAATCTGGTGCGCCTGGGGGGTTACGTCACCTTCGACGGGGCCCTGCGTTACCGCGCCAAAGCTTGGGAGGTGGCCCTCAACGCCTACAACCTGACCAATCGTAAATACATCGCGTCGGGGCACGGAGGCAGCGACATCCTCCTGCTTCCTGGCGGGCCCCTCGCCGCCCAAGTGACCGCTCGTTTTCATTTCTAGTTTGAACACCATGCCTTTCCTGAGTGGTCCTATGAACCCCCGGTTCCTGCGTTGGCTTCGTCAAGCTCACGCCTGGGTCGGGCTGGCAGGCGCCACATTTGGCCTCCTGTTTGGCATCACGGGCTTGCTGCTCAATCACCGGTCCGTGATGAAGGTGGAAGCGGGACACCTGGACGAGAAAAGGGTTCAGGTGGAGGTCGCGCCTTCCCCCGCAACCGCCGAGGTTCTGGCCCGAGACCTGGCCGCGCGGTTTGGCTTCCCCCTCGAGCGCGCCCAGTGGCGCGTGGACACGGCGCGCTCCGTCCGTTTCAGTGGTGCTCCCGTCATCACCGCCGAACAGTGGACCGTGAAGCTCAACGGCCACGCCCGTTTCGCTCGGGCCACCTACACCCCCGGAAATCGTACGGTGGAGCTGGAACAACGGGAAGCCAACGTCCTTGCGGCCCTCCAGCGACTGCACAAGGCCGACGGATCCCAGGCTGGATGGATCCTCCTGACGGACGCCTTCGCCGGGGGCCTGATTTTCCTCACGCTCACAGGGATCGTGCTTTGGACCCGACTTTCAGGCCCCAAGCTGTTGGCGGCGGGCCTGGTCACGGGAGGGCTCGTCACCGCGATCCTGGTGGCCAGCCGAGCTTGGTGAGACGTGCATGCTGAGTGCGAAGGTGGTTCTGCTGACGCGAATCTCATTACCACCGACCGCACCCCGACAAAAAGCATGGCTGATAATGAAAGGCTGGGAGAACTCATGCTAGAAGCCTCATCGACACCACGTCGCCGATATTCCAGGAGACGGATGGCTCTGGGGCTTGTTGTCGCAATTGCTGTTGGCATCGGAGGTTGGAATACCTACGACATCCATTTCCGGCATCGTCTGGGAACTGTGACTCAGGGGCAAGTCTACAAATCAGGAGCCATGTCTCCGGACCATCTGAAAAAGGTGGCCAAGGATCTCGGTCTCCGTTCGGTCATCGATTTGCGGACCTACACAC comes from Holophagaceae bacterium and encodes:
- a CDS encoding methyltransferase domain-containing protein, with product MSGTEHFDQAAATWDLADRRVALAHEVAQAIAVRVLLTKEQTVLDFGCGTGLVTLELAPQVGSITGADTSPGMLKTLAEKAEVLGISVRLISLDNTGVGGLGGPYDLIVSCMTLHHLADVPALFRQFMQHLRPGGQVALADLDEEDGSFHEASVSIHHRGFSRDQIQAWLEGAGFQKIHLETATVTLKEGKEYSVFLATAQ
- the lgt gene encoding prolipoprotein diacylglyceryl transferase, encoding MWPIHLNLGFKVVYYYEGFYFLVSILAAAILIIHRFRKAGLDAGVFTRSLTWILLGSILGARIFHFLFWDVQAMLTSPLAFFRIWEGGLSITGGLVGGVITAFICFSRAKVDFWRYFAAASPAVLIGQAIGRVGCFLNGDAWGIPTRVPWGVSLPKFGTLLPEWKADHRVPGEAWTWCVNQGFTNPAALTTVPLHPTQIYEALGDLLLAGMLVFLGRTLAKRDGPWPIVLWFHLGGYSVLRFGLEFLHGDRDVTVWAGMTALQIGLLAFAMLSRALFIRAGSQANH
- a CDS encoding ferritin — translated: MISPRMQAALNTQINLEQYSAQLYLAMSAHCDALSFKGFAHWLRIQAVEETAHAMKLIDFILERHGKLELQPITVPPAEFGGVIQVFEKTLEHEKGITAKINALFELARTEKDYASEITLQWYVTEQVEEESNVGQIVDHLRAVGDQGGGIWYLDSRMGKRSSK
- a CDS encoding energy transducer TonB, which gives rise to MGGVPGGASGGMVGGQVGAVVPPQFDAAYLQNPEPDYPILSKRLGEEGRVILRVFVNPEGLAEQVEIRQSSGHPRLDLAALGTVRCWRFTPARRGLEPLAAWVLVPLSFQLDA
- a CDS encoding TonB-dependent siderophore receptor, encoding MLHSMLFFLITGLSPQEKPNQAPPRTEAVLPEVKVKAKKGPKKSARLNAYQAPVATSAAKLDAPLKDIPQTVNVVTEALLQDQGAKSMQDALRTVAGVGLSSGDGQRDQVSIRGFSAIGDQFVDGLRDDAMYFRDLSNVAQVEVLKGPASVLYGRGSSGGVINRVTKKADGLHHGTLELTGGSFNQKRAALDFGNSATESISYRATAAVERSGGFRNQAFLEREAATPSILFTFGKNTRLVAQFDHLRDKRPTDFGIPSLDGRPVDVPRETYYGSPDARREDFTESTMDAEYLRFDHRFTQTLELRNTFRTYDFELDRHNTMPGQVLAATRQVRLNHGDVSRQEQGWFNQLELVQRISTGPVFHELLYGMELGHQSKYGRFATFTNVATVELFNPILKPLTLGTPAVTETVADQSTTAFYVQDLITFSEHWKALLGLRHDRYRQETELQRPAPGRLERTDAAWSPRAGLVFQPDAVQSWYLSFSRSFQPSGELSQLAVNTAKIDPEQTRNLEAGLKLDLLEGRASATFSVFDLERTGIKSADPANPSLLVPIGTQRTRGLEATFDGQVSSAWRLHGGYAYLDARLTKSTPGTKVSGVPVEGHRPSLTPLNSGNLWADWAFAPGWSAGLGVNASGDRFASASNLVRLGGYVTFDGALRYRAKAWEVALNAYNLTNRKYIASGHGGSDILLLPGGPLAAQVTARFHF
- a CDS encoding PepSY-associated TM helix domain-containing protein, giving the protein MNPRFLRWLRQAHAWVGLAGATFGLLFGITGLLLNHRSVMKVEAGHLDEKRVQVEVAPSPATAEVLARDLAARFGFPLERAQWRVDTARSVRFSGAPVITAEQWTVKLNGHARFARATYTPGNRTVELEQREANVLAALQRLHKADGSQAGWILLTDAFAGGLIFLTLTGIVLWTRLSGPKLLAAGLVTGGLVTAILVASRAW